A genomic window from Rhizobium sp. EC-SD404 includes:
- a CDS encoding M23 family metallopeptidase, translated as MEHTLILASGERIRHMTIRPWVVGLAGCAAALLLGGYFVATTYLILRDDLIGASVARQARIQHVYEDRIAALRAQVDRVTSRQMLDQRMMEDQVEKLMAHQAALSSRHGRLDAILERAGDAAAPEIEAPLPIPRPDRPARRADLPASGDALDAIAMITDRTTTATIPPSSKVSAYAPTGRNQADRSDQLFLELRSSLDDIETEQMQKVRALAANASGTAEAIAGILRDTGLDVPLDDTTAMGGPYLPRRGGGAFDATLDELDLALNRLDTIRDHAARMPLGNPAEGHAITSRYGTRRDPFFRRAAFHAGIDFRVASGESIEASGSGTIIGAGRRGGYGKMVEIDHGEGVVTRYAHLSEILVSIGQTVARGELIGRAGSTGRSTGPHLHYEVRFKDEPVDPARFLQAGASLEPLLAAR; from the coding sequence ATGGAGCACACGCTCATTCTCGCGAGCGGTGAACGCATTCGGCATATGACGATCCGTCCCTGGGTCGTGGGCCTTGCTGGCTGTGCGGCTGCGCTTCTGCTCGGCGGCTACTTCGTGGCGACCACCTACCTCATCCTGCGCGACGATCTCATCGGCGCCTCCGTCGCGCGGCAAGCCCGTATTCAGCACGTCTATGAAGACCGCATCGCTGCGCTCCGCGCGCAGGTCGATCGCGTAACCAGCCGTCAGATGCTGGATCAACGCATGATGGAAGACCAGGTCGAGAAGCTGATGGCACACCAGGCCGCGCTCTCATCACGCCACGGCCGGCTGGATGCCATCCTCGAACGCGCAGGCGATGCGGCTGCTCCTGAGATCGAAGCGCCGTTACCCATCCCGCGCCCGGATCGTCCCGCGCGCCGCGCGGACCTTCCTGCATCGGGCGACGCCCTCGACGCGATCGCCATGATCACCGACCGCACGACGACGGCAACCATCCCGCCGAGCAGCAAGGTAAGCGCCTACGCTCCGACCGGCCGCAATCAGGCAGATCGGTCTGATCAGCTTTTCCTCGAGCTGCGCTCCTCGCTCGACGACATCGAAACCGAGCAGATGCAGAAGGTGCGCGCTCTTGCGGCCAATGCCTCGGGCACCGCCGAAGCGATTGCAGGCATTCTGCGCGACACCGGGCTCGATGTTCCGCTGGACGATACCACGGCCATGGGTGGACCTTATCTGCCCCGGCGCGGCGGCGGCGCATTCGATGCGACGCTCGACGAACTGGACCTGGCCTTGAACCGTCTCGACACGATCCGGGACCACGCGGCACGCATGCCGCTTGGCAATCCGGCCGAAGGTCATGCGATCACCAGCCGTTACGGCACGCGGCGCGACCCCTTCTTCCGCCGGGCGGCGTTCCATGCCGGCATCGATTTCCGCGTCGCCAGCGGAGAATCCATCGAAGCGTCCGGCAGCGGTACGATCATCGGCGCAGGCCGGCGCGGCGGCTACGGCAAGATGGTGGAGATCGATCACGGCGAAGGCGTCGTGACGCGCTACGCTCACCTCTCCGAAATCCTCGTTTCGATCGGCCAGACCGTGGCGCGCGGGGAATTGATCGGGCGCGCGGGAAGCACTGGGCGTTCCACCGGCCCGCATCTCCACTATGAAGTCCGTTTCAAGGATGAGCCGGTCGATCCCGCGCGCTTCCTGCAGGCCGGAGCATCGCTGGAACCACTTCTCGCCGCCCGCTGA